The sequence below is a genomic window from Paenibacillus sp. DCT19.
ACCTGTGCAGTAGTTGAATTCCCATAGGTAAACGGCTCCAGTGCAAACGAGGTCTTGCCAGCAGATAACTCGTTACGAATCACTAACACCAGCCGTTGACTGGTCTTGTCATATGCCGCCAGTGTCCGCCCATCATCCGTTGGAATGATCATTGCACCCGGACGGATGAACTTCGTGAACTGAGCCATACCATAATACTGTTTGGTAAGTTCATACGAATCTTGTGCAGCAAAATCCGCATGGATGAAGCCCCAGTTGTTATTTGCACCTTCATCTTCTACCGCCTGCCAATATACCCAAGCCGAAGGCTGCATCACTTTGAGGTCGAACATAATGCGCTCAGCCAGTTCCTGTACTGATGTCATATCGTCATGACTATGCGGCTCGCTTCCACCTGTTCCATACTCGGACATCCACAGCTTCTTGCCATGCTTCTTAGCAAGCTCGCGGAGTTCCTCCATTTTGCTTCCATTATAAGAGTGAGTGTTGATCTGTGAGATCGCATCCAATGTGTCCTGATCATAGAGGCTGAAATTGAATACCGTCTCATCAATACTATTATCGTCCGCTGCGCTAACGACCGTGCCGTCCAAACCTTTGCTTTGAAGAGAAGCCGCTACTTTCTTGATAATCTCTGCCTGCTTGTCGTTGCTAAAATGACTGCCTTCCTGCATATTGCCCTTCTTCCACCAGTCCGAGGACGGCTCGTTCAAAGGGTCAAGTGTGCGGAACGTAATGCCCCACTCATCGCGATAATGTCTAACCACTTCTGTTAAATAATCGGCAAATGCATCATACTGATCTTCCTGCAAATTATTACTTCCATCGACTGCTCCCGTAACAGATCCACTGATCGTCATCCAGTACGGCGGCGAATTCGAGAAGGCTTCCGCAATGTCAGCGCCTCGTTCCAATGCACCTTTCAATACCGCACGTTGACCTGCATCCGCC
It includes:
- a CDS encoding glycoside hydrolase, with amino-acid sequence MKGALERGADIAEAFSNSPPYWMTISGSVTGAVDGSNNLQEDQYDAFADYLTEVVRHYRDEWGITFRTLDPLNEPSSDWWKKGNMQEGSHFSNDKQAEIIKKVAASLQSKGLDGTVVSAADDNSIDETVFNFSLYDQDTLDAISQINTHSYNGSKMEELRELAKKHGKKLWMSEYGTGGSEPHSHDDMTSVQELAERIMFDLKVMQPSAWVYWQAVEDEGANNNWGFIHADFAAQDSYELTKQYYGMAQFTKFIRPGAMIIPTDDGRTLAAYDKTSQRLVLVIRNELSAGKTSFALEPFTYGNSTTAQVYQTSPDSDMKQLEDIKVYSNGIEVNTAENSITTVVLEGVTLQSQ